From Woronichinia naegeliana WA131, the proteins below share one genomic window:
- a CDS encoding single-stranded DNA-binding protein, which yields MSVNVVNLVGRAGRDPEVRYFESGSMKCSLTLAVNRIGKKSDEPDWFELEIWGKTAEIAASYVKKGNLIGVQGSLKIEEWSDRTTGAKKSKPIIRVERLDLLGSKRDNEASMGYSEGEF from the coding sequence ATGAGCGTTAATGTTGTTAATCTTGTGGGACGGGCAGGAAGAGATCCAGAAGTGCGCTATTTTGAATCAGGCAGTATGAAATGCAGTTTAACCCTTGCCGTTAATCGTATCGGTAAAAAATCCGATGAGCCTGATTGGTTTGAACTAGAAATTTGGGGGAAAACGGCAGAAATTGCGGCCAGTTACGTTAAAAAGGGGAATTTAATCGGTGTTCAAGGGTCTCTTAAAATTGAAGAATGGAGTGATCGCACTACTGGAGCTAAAAAATCTAAACCGATTATTCGTGTAGAACGTCTTGACTTACTAGGTTCTAAACGAGATAACGAAGCTTCGATGGGATACAGTGAGGGTGAATTTTAA